In Oncorhynchus kisutch isolate 150728-3 linkage group LG11, Okis_V2, whole genome shotgun sequence, the genomic stretch agaatgtcaagactgtgcaaagctgtcaaggcaaagggtgggtactttgaagaatattGATTTAACACTATGTATAattacattattccatgtgtattatttcatagtattgatgtcttcactattattctacaatatagaaaatagtaaaaataaagaaaaactcttgaatgaataggtgtgtccaaacttttgactggtactgtatatacaggtcacTAAGTTTAATACACGTTTGTTCATGGACAATACAAAATGACATAATTACCCAGTAACATTGAAGACAAAACAATGATTTTAAAGTTAAATCTTTATTTATTATGACAACCACACCTAAGTCCATTCACAGACTaaggatttattttatttttttacactttaTAAACTAAAAATCCTTCTTGATAAAATAAAGTCTGAAATTATAGTTGACATGAACAACACCTGGCATAAACgggatggtgtgtgtttgtggtctaTGACAACCACAGAGACTCTTGTATCTgtggacatgactccaacagggtcaccggaatggatcagccaatgaagttggatGTCCCACTCgattgactacattaaaatggtggaaggcCTTCATTTCGCTGCCCATTCAAAGGCTGCCTTTAGGCAACGAGAGGCCTCTATCATTTTCTATGATGACAGGTTCTTAGTTCATAGAAAGTTGAGAAAAAAAGAGGAAATGGAATCATATGGAATGCTTAACAAGGGTTACCCTGGTAACCTGAGCACTTTTGAAGATTGGGTGCATGCTTGATTGGGTTTCTGTAGTTCTTTGATTGGTTGATTTCGGTTTGTGGTTCCACACCGTTTCTTTCACTTTGCTTTCTGGCACATAATTGGTGGGTTGCAGGCTTAAGAAGCTGCTTTCTGGCTACTATGGTCTGTGAGGACAGTTGTGGCGGGAAGGCAGGAGCTTGAGCTCATCTCTGGCTTATGATTGGTTGTTGGGTTGGTCGGTAGGCTGCTGTGGTCCATTGATCACATTGCGTTGGCTTTctcttaggcacagatctaggatcagcttcccttcCTCAAATCTTTACTTAAGCATTGGACGGGGTAAACACAAAACTGATCGTAGATATGCGTTTCTGGTGATTACTTGCGAGGCCAGTTGTAGCAGAGTTAGTGGAGGGAGGGTAAGCTTGGTGGTAGCCTCACTTGCGGGGCTGGTGAATGTGCTGAGTGAGGTGCTGGTTCTGGGGCATCTTGGTGATAGATGGCTGGGGCTTCTGGTGAGCTACCTGGGCTGCTGCAGGAGTGAAGTCCTTATCACCCTGGGaacagaaccacacagacacTTAGTACAGCTGTGTTACAGAATACAGGCACTTACACAGTGTCTCAGAATTCTTTGAAAtgcattatatatttttttttaccacaaTCTGATTCCAGACCATTTATTCAGAGCCCTATAGATGCTGTTTACGTGACACTGGCCTTAATGCTCCTCCATGTAGTTTCTATCACTTGTATGTATaggtaaaaaaaaacagatacGAATCAGATATGCATTTTTATTTGAGTCACTTCAAAAACTGCAGGTGTAAACAAGGCTATAGATAAGAGTTGTGTTGTTACAGTAGTGAAGTCAGAATATCTGAGGcgatagagaacacacacacacacaactgcagtGTTTAATGTGCCATGTCTGTGTTTTATAATGTTCATGAAGGCCATCTCTTTTTGGTCAGATAACGATTGCAGTTTATGACCATAACTCCTACTGAAAACAATTCCGACAGCTGATGTATTAGATCTAGAAGCCACAGGGAGGTGACAGACCTCGTTACCCAGGTTAGGAGGCCTATATCTGGGCATCTTATCACTCTTAACCCCCTTATACTCAAATGGAGCTGGTAAGATAAAAACAAACTAGTATGTCGTCTAAACTCTATAGGGAAATCTGTGTTGATGGTCTATGTTGTGTTTCATTCCCGGAAAGTCAAAGTAAATGTCCAGTGAAAAGCTCACTTTTAAAAAGtccatattctgttaactcatacccaaataatgttgttgactcatcctatattTGTTTGTGGCCAAAGCATTGGATACATTTTCTTATTTAAAAACTCAGGAGCATTCAatatcatcttggtaagcaactccagtgtgtaTTCGGCCTAGTGTTTTAagttactgtcctgctgaaaagtgcaTTTGTTTCccattgtctgttggaaagcagactgaaccaggttttcctctaggattttgcctgtgcttagctttattccatttatttttagccccccaaaaaaactccatagaccttgccaatgacaagcatacccataacatgatgcagccaccaccatgcctgaAAATATGAAGTGGCACTCAGTGTAGTGTTggattttctccaaacataacgctttgtattcaggatattTTTTGCAGTGTTACGTTAGTGCCTTatcgcaaacaggatgcatgttttacattttttttattctgtacaggctaccTTTCATTAAggtttgtattgtggagtaactacaatgttgattcatcctcaattttctcctatcacagccattaaactcggactgttttaaaatcaccattggcttcatggtaaaatcgctgagtggtttccttcctctccggcaacagagttaggaaggacgtttgtatctttgtagtgactggatgtatttataccccatccaaaatgtaattaataacttcaagaTTAAAGtattattttttacccatctaccaatcggtgcccttctttgcaaaacattggaaaacctccctgacctgtgcggttgaatctgtgtttggaaATCACTGCGCGACTGacagaccttacagataattgtacatggtcaaaagtattatgttcaaacatctcattccaaaatcatgggcattaatatagagttggtcccccctttgctgctataactgcctccactctgctgggaaggctttccactagatgttgcaacattgctgctataacagcctccacttccATTCAGCTTCAAGAGccttagtgaggttgggcactgatgttgggcgattaggcttggctcacagtcggcgttccaattcatcccaaaggtgttcaatcgAGTTGAGattagggctctgtgcaagccagtcaagttctcccacaccgatcgacaaaccatttctcaaaccatttctgtatggtcttcgctttgtgcactggggcattatGCTGAAACAAaaaaaagggccttccccaaactgttgccacaaaggtggaagcacagaatcttctagaatgtcattgtatcctgtagtgttaagatttcccttcactggaactaaggggccggaaccatgaaaaacagcctcagaccattattcctcctccaccagactttacagttggcactatgcattcagacaggtagcgttctcctggcatccgccaaacccagattcggccGTCGGAGTACCAGATTGTGAAGAGTGATCCATCACTCCATCACTGCTCTAGGATCCAATGGCggtgaactttacaccactccagccgacacttggcattgtgcatgctGATCTTAGGCTTAATTTTTATgctctacgcgcttcagcactcggcggtcccgttcacttcgcagctgagccgttgttgctcctaggcgtttccacttcacaacagcagcacttagttgaccggggcagctctagaagggcagaaattcaacaaactgacttgttggaaaaaagtagtatcctatgatggtgccacgttggaagtcactgagctcttcagtaagtccaTTCTACTGCCCATATTTatctatggagatcgcatggctgtgtgctcgattttatacacctgtcagcaacaggttttgctgaaatagcctaatccacACATTTGAAGGAGTGTACACATCATTTTGGCCATGTGTAATTGTATGTGTAGAGTACAGCGAGGAGCTTGTCACTCATAAATCATGTGAAACGCTATTATTGTACACAGattgagtccatgtaacttagtGACTTTGTtaagcaaaggggttgaatactttgactcgagacatttcagctttttaatttgtaaaaaatatcattccactttgacatggaGTATTATgagtagtgtgtaggccagtgaacacaatctcaattgaatcccttttaaattcaggctgtaacacattttgaaaaagtcgaggggtaggaatactttctgaaggcattgtatgtgcatattgtgtgtgtgttggagtgtcagtgtacaTAGAGAAAAATTaaatacaagggtcaactcagatagtccATCTAGCTATTCAGTTAGCTATTCAGTTAGCTATTCAGTTAGCTATTCAGTTAGCTATTCAGTTAGCTATTCAGTTAGCTATTCAGTTAGCTATTCGGCTTGGGAacagaagctgtttaggagcctgTTGGTGTAAGACTTGAAGCACCGGTACCGTGCGGAAGCAGTGAGAAGAGTTTATGGCCTGGGTGGCTTGAGTCTTAAGATTTTCCAGGCCTCCGTTTCACACCACctgatagaggtcctggattggcAGAGAGCTCAGCCCCATGTACTGGTCTGTCCGCAACACCCTGtagtgccaaatcttttcaacctcctgagggggaagaggcgcgtgtgtggaccattttaagtccttaatgatgtggacactgaggaacttggaGCTCCTGACCCACTTCACTGCaaccccatcgatgtggatggggctgcaggactaagcacacaccaccTGTGTTGAGGATGAGTGTGGCGGAGGTAATGTTACCtacaatggctgtgcgaagttgctggatattggagggAACCGGAACATACCACTGTTGTGAACCGATTCAGAACATCCCAAACATACTCAAAGGGTgacgtctggtgagtatgcaggacatgtctggtgattttgcaggccatggaagaactgggacttccaggaattgtgtaaagcttatacctgcccataccataacacaAACTCCAGCATGGAGCACACCACACCAtttacaacgttgacatcatTAGACCACTCGCCCCCACGACGTTATCCAAGCTGTCTGCCAGCTGCCCGGTACAGTTAAAACCgcgattcatccgtgaagagcacaagGTGAGCATTTCCCCACTGAAGTCAATTATGACGCCCAACTGCATTCAGGTCAaggccctggtgaggacgacgagcttccctgagatggtttctgactgTTTGTGCAATAATTCTTCAGtttcagctgtccgggtggctggtatCAAAAGACGGaaatggaggtcctgggctggcgtggttatacgtgatctgcggttgtgaggtcagttggacatactgccaaattctctaaaatgtcatttgaggcagcttatggtagagaaattaacattcaattatttggcaacagctctggtggacatttctacagtcagcatgccaattgcacaaacttgagacatctgtggcattgtgttgtgtgacaaaactgcacattttagtgtggccttttattgtccccagcacaaggtgcacctgtgtaatgatcatgccgtttgagtatcttcttgatatgccacacctgtcaggtggatggattatctttgcaaaggagaaatgctcactaaacagGGAAGCAAACAAATTTGGGCACAACATTTCAgagaaaataagctttttgtgtttatggaaaagttctgggatattttatttcagctcatgaaacatgggaccaacactttacatgttgcgttcatatttctgttcagtagAGTGTAGCGATTCATTAtgccatctaaaccgctgtgaaatatagtTTCCTAAAGCAAAAATATTgttgtttcagctgtttgaagctggtgtacaaaaccggaAGTAAAAGACAAAAGTACAGCAAaaatagaaatagcgcacatagaacagatctaccgcttcttaggcttgctttcaatgagaatgacaagATCTATAACTCACACTTCTATGTGTATTTGttcgggtcgcccaaaaagttacatatttacACTTTAATGATACAGAATTGAAATCGTTGCCAACCAGAAAGACAgtaaagcaggaagagagaaagTCAGGGTTTGAGAGAAAGATCTCTCTCCATAGGAATGCAATATAATTGAGTGGAATTTAGACAGTGTTAACCCCTAGTTCACCAAACCTCAGATAGAACTGAGGCAGTAAGGCTAGCCTTTATCAGGGAGATGTAGCTCCTCTCTCCACGGTCATCTCAGTGGGAGAATATAGTCATCTGAACAGCTGCCCCCTGGTTCACCAGGCTTTATTTAAGGCCTGTAGCAGCCTGCAGGCGTGTTGGAGGATACATGGCCAAACTGGGGGAGAGCCGGAGAGGTAAAGAGCCTGCAGGCATGTTGGGGGATACATGGAACGACTGGGGTTAGAGCCAGAGAGGTAAAGACCCTGTCGCAGCCTGCAGGCGTGTTGAGGGATACATGGAACGACTGGGGTTAGAGCCAGAGAGCTAAAGAGCCTGTCGCAGCCTGCAGGTGTAataacacagacagatagaggatTAAAAAGGTACAGATGGTAAGTAGGAACCACAGGGAGGTGAGCTTAGCTAGGGGGGGTCAGTATGGTGTATGTGGAAAGGggtgggctaaggtaggtgtgtgtgtgtgaccacttACCTTTGTAACCACTCCTGAAACGACCACAGTGGGCTTTGGTGggctagacagagagacagacagagagacagattatAAAAACAGACTGACTATCTCCATGTCAATACTCTGACGGGACAAAATAACATTTTGTTGAGATGAAATGTCAGTGTCAATATCAAAACCACTGACCATCGACTTTCTTTTTCAGGATGTTACAAAGACAGGAACAGAAATCGCTTCTGTTTGATCCCATTGAACAGCGAGTGTGTTATAAGGAAAGGAACATCCTGGCCTAGTATGACTCCagagggagagaccagagagagagaaaaacgagCCCTGAGCTCAGCTGTGGTGCTGTGGACCTGCCTGCCaacctgctaaatgactaacattaaTCCTGGTCTGGATCTACACTGCAACTCAAACAGCAGACAGGAAGGAGGGGTGAGAACACACCtttggagcagggagagagaggaaaaaggttGAGTTGAGAGGGAAGGAATGAGAGCGAGTAAGCGGGATTATTCCGAGGTGGACATAGACCTTGACATGGGAAACGAGTCTGGTCTAGTTTAACAGCAGAACTATTACAGGAAGTAAAATGCTGTCTTCAGCAACTACCTCTGGAAGTTCGGACAGGGCTACATAAAGTAGCATACACAATTAAGGTAGTCTACATATTGTAGCTAGCATCCATGGTACAACACCCGCGACCTTGTCAAGAAGTTAACGACTGACTAACCTAACGTagcatgtttatttttatttttaaagatcCTAAAACTacatcccctacatactggtcttgacccccaaaaataacacaaataataagaaaaacttctgcactgttcaaccaatccagaaATGTGAAGGAGGATTTAAGATGGAGTGTCGTCATGTTAACTTCCAAAAGAGGAAGTGGTTTCACAGGCTCCAGTTCCATTGTTCCCTCCACTTCCAGTTCGGATGAGCACAAACTGTGCAACTTCCAGTGCTCGTTTACTGTGACCACTGAGACTGTACCTGCTTTATgttacatgttgttgtgtttgaTGCAaggaaaccactttacaaaattaaAATGCATTGTTTTTACTCTGCCATTTTTAAAGTCATGCCTCCCCTCAGTCCTAGACTTTTCTTAAATAAGTCTATGTAACACACTGTCAGTGATAGAATCTTAACATCACAACAGAACTGAAGTTATAACCAGTTTAAGGAGGGCATGTCATTTTTAAAAACGTTTTCCCCCCCCATTGCCCCTCCTTCTCCACTCCTCAGCCTGAGCCTTAACCATTGGAGCCTTAACCTACACCTCCTCAGCCTGAGCCTTAACCTCCTCAGCCTGAGCCTTAACCTCCTCAGCCTGAGCCTTAACCTCCTCAGCCTGAGCCTTAACCTCCTCAGCCTGAGCCTTAACCTCCTCAGCCTGAGCCTTAACCTCCTCAGCCTGAGCCTTAACCTCCTCAGCCTGAGCCTTAACCTCCTCAGCCTGAGCCTTAACCTCCTCAGCCTGAGCCTTAACCTCCTCAGCCTGAGCCTTAACCTCCTCAGCCTGAGCCTTAACCTCCTCAGCCTGAGCCTTAACCTCAGAGTGCCAAAAAAGCGAGAAAGCGACCACACAACCACCAGATAaaactgagacaggagagaggaagggccGGCACCATTTAGATAGAACAAGCCGGTGACAATGCCACGGGACGATTTTCAGCACGTCATCGCAGAGAGCAGGCTCTACATctcaagcaacaacaaaaacgCCCTCACCAGCTTTCGTTGTTTATGTGACATGCTCCAACAGATGACATTGTGTGAAGATGCACCATTAAGCACTAGCAGACAATTGACTGCGGTCATTTTGACACATTCATTATAATGCCATTATCGCTTCTGTGCTGATTTTCACAATTTATTAAGTACATTTGGtgcttacagttagtgcattcatcttaacatAGCTAGGTGGAACAACCACATATCATCTTAACATAGCTAGGTGGAACAACCACATATCATCTTAACATAGCTAGGTGGAACAACCACATATCATCTTAACATAGCTAGGTGGAACAAACACATATCATCTTAACATAGCTAGGTGGAACAACCACATATCATCTTAACATAGCTAGGTGGAACAACCACATATCATCTTAACATAGCTAGGTGGAACAAGCACATATCATCTTAACATAGCTAGGTGGAACAACCACATATCATCTTAACATAGCTAGGTGGAACAACCACATATCATCTTAACATAGCTAGGTGGAACAACCACATATCATCTTAACATAGCTAGGTGGAACAACCACATATCATCTTAACATAGCTAGGTGGAACCACCAAATATCATCTTAACATAGCTAGGTGGAACAACCACATATCATCTTAACATAGCTAGGTGGAACCACCACATATCATCTTAACATAGCTAGGTGGAACAACCACATATCATCTTAACATAGCTAGGTGGAACCACCACATATCATCTTAACATAGCTAGGTGGAACAACCACATACTTTTAATGTATGTGGACAACTGGTcgacgaacatctcattccaaaatcatgggtattgaatatggagttggtcccccttttctgccatgacagcctccactctcctggccttcctctagatgttggaacattgctgtggggacttgcttccatttagccacaagagcattagtgaggtcgtaCACTGATGTtagacgattaggcctggctcgtagtcgCATTCCAAttcaaacccatttcatgaat encodes the following:
- the LOC109899207 gene encoding death-associated protein 1 produces the protein MSSPPKEKIETKGGHLPAVKAGGMRIVQKHQGAAPPETPPIKDEDEDFVEEPSPPKPTVVVSGVVTKGDKDFTPAAAQVAHQKPQPSITKMPQNQHLTQHIHQPRK